Proteins from a single region of Nakamurella deserti:
- a CDS encoding zinc-binding metallopeptidase family protein, which yields MRDFACPNCGQRLAFENSLCLSCRSAVGFDPALMAFVVVGPDGVVQDPNPPRRMCANLHRSACNWVVADADGNELCLSDRLTRTLPPHDDTEAMAAYADAEQAKRRLMVELLELGLPVVGRDEDPENGLAFDLKSSRDEQVLTGHANGLITLNLAEGDDVHREQLRISMGEPYRTVLGHFRHEIGHYFFFTLIGTGPLRADFEELFGDPDASYQDALDRHYSEGAPAGWESDYVSSYATMHPAEDWAESFAHYLHIRDTVDTAAAFGFAPSGAALDRNLPGEAGFDRLIQLWLPLSWSLNMINRSMGHKDLYPFVLPPKVLTKMKLVHRAVEAVPAS from the coding sequence ATGCGCGATTTCGCGTGCCCGAACTGCGGCCAGCGACTGGCCTTCGAGAACTCGCTGTGCCTGTCCTGCCGGTCGGCGGTCGGGTTCGACCCGGCACTGATGGCGTTCGTGGTGGTCGGCCCCGACGGGGTCGTGCAGGACCCGAACCCGCCGCGGCGGATGTGCGCGAACCTGCACCGGTCGGCCTGCAACTGGGTGGTCGCCGACGCCGACGGCAACGAGCTGTGCCTGTCCGACCGGTTGACCCGGACCCTGCCGCCGCACGACGACACCGAGGCGATGGCGGCCTACGCCGACGCCGAGCAGGCCAAGCGGCGGCTGATGGTGGAGCTGCTCGAGCTGGGGCTGCCCGTCGTCGGACGCGACGAGGACCCGGAGAACGGGCTGGCGTTCGACCTCAAGTCCAGTCGCGACGAGCAGGTCCTCACCGGTCACGCCAACGGGCTCATCACGCTCAACCTCGCCGAGGGTGACGACGTGCACCGCGAGCAGCTGCGGATCTCGATGGGCGAGCCGTACCGGACCGTGCTCGGCCACTTCCGGCACGAGATCGGCCACTACTTCTTCTTCACGCTCATCGGCACCGGACCGCTACGGGCCGACTTCGAGGAGCTGTTCGGCGATCCGGACGCCTCCTACCAGGACGCGCTGGACCGGCACTACTCCGAGGGTGCGCCGGCCGGCTGGGAGTCCGACTACGTCTCCTCCTACGCCACCATGCACCCGGCGGAGGACTGGGCAGAGAGCTTCGCCCACTACCTGCACATCCGCGACACCGTCGACACCGCAGCCGCCTTCGGCTTCGCGCCGTCGGGTGCCGCCCTCGACCGCAACCTCCCCGGCGAGGCCGGCTTCGACCGGTTGATCCAGCTGTGGCTGCCGCTGTCGTGGTCGCTGAACATGATCAACCGCTCGATGGGCCACAAGGACCTGTATCCCTTCGTCCTGCCGCCGAAGGTGCTCACCAAGATGAAGCTGGTGCACCGCGCGGTCGAGGCGGTTCCCGCTTCCTGA
- a CDS encoding amino acid permease has product MFAEEEQGYHKGLKSRQIQMIAIGGAIGTGLFLGAGGRLAQAGPALVVIYAICGFFGFLVLRAMGELVLHRPSSGSFVSYAREFYGEKAAFTAGWLYWLNWAMTSIVDVTAVALYMKFFGQYSEFINSVPQWIWALGGLVIVLGLNLVSVKVFGELEFWFALIKVAALVIFLLVGTYFVIFGTPVDGQQVGFSLITDNGGWLPNGLVPAIVIIQGVVFAYAAIELIGTTAGETENPAKVIPKAINTVIFRIAVFYVGSVLLLTLLLPYTAYKSGESPFVTFFSSIGVDGVGVIMNLVVLTAALSSLNAGLYSTGRILHSMAKAGSAPQYAGRMNKSGVPYGGIAITAVVTLLGVGLNAIVPAEAFEIVLNVASLGILASWATIMLCQWRLQRWSQKGLLERPAFRLFGAPFTSYLTLAFLAVVLVLIGFDYPVGTYTVASLVIIVPALVLGWFACRERIAAIADERSGFTGTFPVVASRPLADKQKLRKRDS; this is encoded by the coding sequence ATGTTCGCCGAAGAGGAGCAGGGCTACCACAAGGGGCTCAAGTCCAGGCAGATCCAGATGATCGCCATCGGCGGCGCCATCGGCACGGGCCTGTTCCTCGGGGCCGGCGGGCGGCTCGCGCAGGCCGGACCGGCGCTGGTGGTCATCTACGCGATCTGCGGCTTCTTCGGCTTCCTGGTGCTGCGTGCGATGGGCGAGCTGGTGCTGCACCGGCCGTCGTCCGGCTCGTTCGTGTCCTACGCCCGCGAGTTCTACGGTGAGAAGGCGGCGTTCACCGCCGGCTGGCTGTACTGGCTGAACTGGGCCATGACGTCCATCGTCGACGTCACCGCGGTGGCGTTGTACATGAAGTTCTTCGGCCAGTACTCGGAGTTCATCAACTCCGTGCCGCAGTGGATCTGGGCGCTGGGTGGCCTCGTGATCGTCCTCGGCCTGAACCTGGTGTCGGTCAAGGTCTTCGGCGAGCTCGAATTCTGGTTCGCGCTGATCAAGGTGGCGGCGCTGGTCATCTTCCTGCTGGTCGGCACGTACTTCGTCATCTTCGGCACCCCTGTCGATGGTCAGCAGGTGGGGTTCAGCCTGATCACCGACAACGGGGGATGGCTGCCCAACGGCCTGGTTCCGGCGATCGTCATCATCCAGGGAGTGGTGTTCGCCTACGCCGCCATCGAGCTGATCGGCACGACCGCGGGAGAGACCGAGAACCCGGCGAAGGTGATCCCCAAGGCGATCAACACGGTCATCTTCCGGATCGCGGTGTTCTACGTCGGCTCGGTGCTGCTGCTGACCCTGCTGCTGCCGTACACGGCGTACAAGTCGGGGGAGTCGCCGTTCGTCACGTTCTTCTCCTCGATCGGCGTCGACGGGGTCGGCGTCATCATGAACCTCGTGGTGTTGACGGCGGCGCTGTCGTCGTTGAACGCGGGTCTGTACTCGACGGGTCGGATCCTGCACTCGATGGCCAAGGCGGGCTCCGCGCCGCAGTACGCCGGGCGGATGAACAAGTCCGGTGTTCCGTACGGCGGTATCGCTATCACCGCCGTGGTGACGCTGCTGGGCGTCGGCCTGAATGCGATCGTGCCCGCGGAGGCGTTCGAGATCGTGCTGAACGTCGCGTCGCTGGGGATCCTGGCGAGCTGGGCGACGATCATGCTCTGCCAGTGGCGGTTGCAGCGCTGGTCGCAGAAGGGGCTGTTGGAGCGGCCCGCGTTCCGGCTGTTCGGCGCGCCGTTCACCTCGTACCTGACGCTGGCGTTCCTGGCCGTGGTGCTGGTGTTGATCGGCTTCGACTACCCGGTGGGGACCTACACCGTGGCGTCGCTCGTCATCATCGTGCCGGCGCTGGTGCTGGGCTGGTTCGCCTGCCGCGAGCGCATCGCCGCCATCGCCGACGAGCGGTCCGGTTTCACCGGCACCTTTCCCGTCGTGGCCAGTCGGCCGCTGGCCGACAAGCAGAAGCTGCGCAAGCGCGACTCCTGA
- a CDS encoding DEAD/DEAH box helicase, whose amino-acid sequence MVSPAVPALSASTTDTVSADLESADLTFADLGLPEALMKAVADLGYTTPSPIQAAAIPALLAGQDITGVAQTGTGKTAAFGLPLLAAMDPSSRDVQALVLTPTRELALQVSEAIETMAKHLPQVRVLAVYGGASFVPQLKALSSGVQVVVGTPGRIIDHLDRGTLKLGNLKFLVLDEADEMLRMGFAEDVENILTNAPKTGRQTALFSATMPPPIKRVADQHMTNPIDIAVSRQSSTVENVKQTYAVIPFSRKTDALARVIEISAADATIVFTRTKDAAENVGSELIARGISAATISGDVAQRERERIVERLRNGQLDVLVATDVAARGLDVDRIDLVVNYDAPGEPETYVHRIGRTGRAGRTGEALTFFTPRETGRLRVIEKLTRQKLTEITLPTASEVSAQRAIKVLTKAAARAEAGNIESYRTAIETFLTDSPLSVAELASALAALVAGDTGKQVAEPEVLVSGPRSRDDRGDRGDRGGRSFDRDRGDRGDRGGRSFDRDRGDRFGSERPRSDRRPSDRGGRDSSRPSGKRYSIAVGHADGVRPAGIVGAITAEGGLQGRDLGRIDIFDNHSIVEIISELTPAAFSRIGAARVSGRELRIKRHYEDATAAAPAKRSFRD is encoded by the coding sequence ATGGTATCCCCTGCTGTCCCCGCACTGTCCGCATCCACCACCGACACCGTCAGCGCTGACCTCGAGTCCGCTGACCTCACCTTCGCCGACCTCGGACTCCCCGAGGCCCTGATGAAGGCCGTGGCCGATCTCGGCTACACCACGCCGTCGCCCATCCAGGCCGCGGCGATCCCGGCCCTGCTGGCCGGCCAGGACATCACCGGTGTGGCCCAGACCGGCACCGGCAAGACGGCGGCCTTCGGTCTGCCGCTGCTCGCCGCGATGGACCCGTCCTCCCGCGACGTCCAGGCCCTGGTCCTGACCCCCACCCGCGAGCTCGCCCTGCAGGTCAGCGAGGCCATCGAGACGATGGCCAAGCACCTCCCGCAGGTTCGCGTGCTCGCCGTCTACGGCGGCGCCAGCTTCGTCCCGCAGCTGAAGGCCCTGTCCTCCGGTGTGCAGGTCGTCGTCGGCACCCCCGGCCGGATCATCGACCACCTGGACCGCGGCACCCTCAAGCTCGGCAACCTCAAGTTCCTCGTCCTCGACGAGGCCGACGAGATGCTGCGCATGGGCTTCGCCGAGGACGTCGAGAACATCCTCACCAACGCTCCGAAGACCGGTCGCCAGACCGCGCTGTTCAGCGCGACCATGCCGCCGCCGATCAAGCGCGTCGCCGACCAGCACATGACCAACCCGATCGACATCGCGGTCAGCCGTCAGTCGTCGACGGTGGAGAACGTCAAGCAGACGTACGCGGTCATCCCGTTCAGCCGCAAGACCGATGCGCTCGCCCGCGTCATCGAGATCAGCGCGGCCGACGCGACCATCGTGTTCACCCGCACCAAGGACGCCGCGGAGAACGTCGGCTCCGAGCTGATCGCCCGTGGCATCTCCGCCGCCACCATCAGCGGTGACGTCGCCCAGCGCGAGCGTGAGCGGATCGTCGAGCGGCTGCGCAACGGCCAGCTGGACGTCCTCGTCGCCACCGACGTCGCGGCCCGCGGCCTGGACGTCGACCGCATCGACCTGGTCGTCAACTACGACGCCCCGGGCGAGCCGGAGACCTACGTGCACCGGATCGGCCGTACCGGCCGCGCCGGCCGTACCGGCGAGGCGCTGACCTTCTTCACGCCGCGCGAGACCGGCCGACTGCGCGTCATCGAGAAGCTGACCCGCCAGAAGCTGACCGAGATCACCCTGCCGACCGCCTCCGAGGTGTCCGCGCAGCGTGCGATCAAGGTGCTGACCAAGGCCGCCGCGCGCGCCGAGGCCGGCAACATCGAGTCCTACCGCACCGCGATCGAGACCTTCCTGACCGACAGCCCGCTGTCGGTCGCGGAGCTCGCCAGCGCGCTGGCCGCACTGGTCGCCGGTGACACCGGCAAGCAGGTCGCCGAGCCCGAGGTGCTGGTCTCCGGGCCGCGCTCGCGCGACGACCGGGGCGACCGCGGTGACCGTGGTGGCCGCAGCTTCGACCGTGACCGTGGCGACCGCGGCGACCGTGGTGGCCGCAGCTTCGACCGCGACCGTGGCGACCGCTTCGGCAGCGAGCGTCCCCGCTCGGACCGTCGTCCGTCCGACCGTGGTGGCCGCGACTCCAGCCGTCCGTCGGGCAAGCGCTACAGCATCGCCGTCGGTCACGCCGACGGTGTGCGTCCCGCCGGCATCGTCGGTGCGATCACCGCGGAAGGTGGCCTGCAGGGCCGCGACCTCGGCCGCATCGACATCTTCGACAACCACAGCATCGTCGAGATCATCAGCGAGCTGACCCCGGCCGCGTTCTCCCGGATCGGCGCCGCCCGCGTCTCCGGTCGCGAGCTGCGGATCAAGCGCCACTACGAGGACGCCACCGCGGCGGCCCCGGCCAAGCGCTCGTTCCGCGACTGA
- a CDS encoding nitroreductase family deazaflavin-dependent oxidoreductase: MTGTPTEKPYLRGASDWAADQAERYEESNGQEANTLQGVPIMLVSTTGRKTGALRRTPLMRVEHEGSYAAIASKGGAPEHPVWYLNILADPTVTVRDGATVRTCHAHVAEGDERAAWWERAIAVWPAYADYQTKTDRQIPVVVLDPID, translated from the coding sequence ATGACCGGGACACCCACGGAGAAGCCCTACCTGCGCGGCGCCAGCGACTGGGCGGCCGACCAGGCCGAGCGCTACGAGGAGAGCAACGGCCAGGAGGCGAACACGCTCCAGGGCGTGCCGATCATGCTGGTCTCGACCACCGGTCGCAAGACCGGAGCACTCCGCCGCACCCCCCTGATGCGCGTCGAGCACGAGGGAAGCTACGCGGCGATCGCCTCCAAGGGCGGCGCCCCCGAGCACCCGGTCTGGTACCTCAACATCCTCGCCGATCCCACGGTGACCGTCCGCGACGGCGCCACCGTCCGCACCTGCCACGCCCACGTCGCCGAGGGAGACGAGCGGGCCGCCTGGTGGGAGCGGGCTATCGCCGTCTGGCCCGCCTACGCCGACTACCAGACCAAGACCGACCGGCAGATCCCGGTGGTCGTGCTGGACCCGATCGACTGA
- a CDS encoding circularly permuted type 2 ATP-grasp protein — translation MIDATGTVRPGWSEIAAGLDGVGTAGLHRLQRQVERLLDDDGVTYTPVGGAGTMPPAGAPEQRGTPTPGPDPGDPLAPERWRLDPVPWVVDAAEWAGLSSALRQRATLLDLVLTDLYGPRTLIRRGLIPPELVFGSHAYLRRAHGLTVPGPHQLFLHAADVVRGPDGAFVAMGDRTEAPSGAGYAMADRRVIARVAPDVVRRSAPESLTPFFRSFLLALQAVAPRSAEDPRVVVLSPGTHSETAFDQAFLAGLLGLPLVESEDLTVREGRVWMRALGRHEPVDVILRRVDAAYVDPLELRPDSRLGVVGLLQAARRGSVSVVNTPGSGILENPGLLPLLPALADALLGEELRLPSAPTFWCGEPTGLSHVLASFDDMVLRPTDGVGRGRIVGRLNRAAAAELRNRVRAQPTRWVGQPFVPFSVAPVADGDGLRPGQVGMRLFAVAQQTGYLVMPGGLGRVLPLDQQTRAASTPTAAKDVWVRSASPAVAVDRTATPWAADRPATVGPSGAMTSPRALEDLFWFGRYTERTEDFARLLIATWDRLDEFRQRGTASETELTPVLLATVTHSSATYPGFTGRPAEVLPELRSLVLDGRRSGSIAQALRGLTEAASGVRDQLSRDTWLVLAGVERALATLRDDPHDQGSTLQNTHTAVLSGMLALSGLAAENMIRDPGWYVMDIGRRLERSLQLVTVLRWALARVAPPAVEVQLIESVLQSAESILTYRRRYRGRTAVGTVLELLLLDAGNPRSLAFQLQTLGADLRALPDASGTALPDRLLDDLVATVRRTDIADLDHADGQGERTGLVVFLEEIRGALTAIAAAVAAQRFRHPAPMRPLDRPWDLGVAGGAS, via the coding sequence ATGATCGACGCCACGGGCACGGTCCGGCCCGGCTGGTCCGAGATCGCCGCCGGCCTGGACGGCGTCGGCACGGCGGGCCTGCACCGCCTGCAGCGTCAGGTCGAGCGGCTGCTCGACGACGACGGCGTCACCTACACGCCCGTCGGCGGGGCCGGCACCATGCCCCCGGCGGGAGCCCCTGAGCAACGCGGCACACCGACGCCCGGACCGGACCCGGGCGATCCCCTCGCCCCCGAGCGGTGGCGGCTCGACCCGGTGCCGTGGGTCGTCGACGCCGCGGAATGGGCGGGCCTGTCGTCGGCGCTGCGGCAGCGGGCCACCCTGCTGGATCTGGTGCTGACCGACCTGTACGGACCGCGGACGCTGATCCGGCGCGGGCTCATCCCGCCGGAGCTGGTGTTCGGCAGCCACGCCTACCTGCGGCGCGCCCACGGACTGACCGTGCCGGGACCGCACCAGCTGTTCCTGCACGCCGCCGACGTCGTCCGCGGCCCCGACGGCGCTTTCGTGGCCATGGGAGACCGCACCGAGGCGCCGTCCGGGGCCGGCTACGCGATGGCCGACCGCCGGGTGATCGCCCGGGTCGCGCCGGACGTCGTCCGCCGGTCCGCGCCGGAGAGCCTGACGCCGTTCTTCCGCAGCTTCCTGCTCGCGCTGCAGGCGGTGGCGCCGCGGTCCGCCGAGGATCCGCGGGTGGTCGTGCTGAGCCCCGGCACCCACTCGGAGACGGCGTTCGACCAGGCGTTCCTGGCCGGCCTGCTGGGTCTGCCGCTCGTCGAGAGCGAGGACCTGACGGTCCGCGAGGGCCGGGTGTGGATGCGGGCACTGGGTCGTCACGAGCCGGTCGACGTCATCCTCCGGCGGGTGGACGCCGCCTACGTCGATCCGCTGGAGCTGCGCCCGGACTCCCGGCTGGGCGTCGTCGGGCTGCTGCAGGCCGCCCGCCGTGGCAGCGTCTCGGTGGTCAACACCCCGGGCAGCGGCATCCTGGAGAACCCGGGACTGCTGCCGCTGCTGCCCGCGCTGGCGGACGCGCTGCTCGGCGAGGAGCTGAGACTGCCGTCCGCGCCGACCTTCTGGTGCGGTGAGCCGACCGGTCTGTCGCACGTGCTCGCCTCCTTCGACGACATGGTGCTGCGGCCCACCGACGGCGTCGGACGCGGCCGCATCGTCGGCCGGCTGAACCGCGCGGCCGCCGCGGAGTTGCGGAACCGGGTCCGGGCCCAGCCGACCCGGTGGGTCGGCCAGCCGTTCGTGCCGTTCTCGGTGGCGCCGGTGGCCGACGGTGACGGCCTCCGGCCGGGGCAGGTCGGCATGCGGCTGTTCGCGGTGGCCCAGCAGACCGGTTACCTGGTGATGCCGGGCGGCCTCGGCCGGGTGCTCCCGCTGGACCAGCAGACCCGCGCGGCGTCCACGCCGACCGCGGCCAAGGACGTCTGGGTGCGGTCGGCCTCCCCGGCCGTGGCCGTCGACCGGACCGCGACCCCGTGGGCGGCCGACCGTCCCGCGACGGTCGGCCCGTCCGGCGCGATGACCTCCCCGCGGGCCCTGGAGGACCTGTTCTGGTTCGGCCGCTACACCGAACGCACCGAGGACTTCGCCCGGCTGCTGATCGCCACCTGGGACCGGCTGGACGAGTTCCGCCAGCGCGGCACCGCGTCGGAGACCGAGCTGACCCCGGTGCTGCTCGCCACCGTCACGCACTCCAGCGCCACCTACCCCGGCTTCACCGGCCGTCCCGCCGAGGTGCTGCCGGAGCTGCGGTCGCTGGTGCTGGACGGCCGTCGGTCCGGCAGCATCGCGCAGGCGCTGCGGGGTCTGACCGAGGCGGCCAGCGGGGTCCGCGACCAGTTGTCCCGGGACACCTGGCTGGTGCTCGCCGGGGTCGAGCGGGCGCTGGCGACGCTGCGCGACGATCCCCACGACCAGGGGTCCACCCTGCAGAACACGCACACCGCGGTGCTGTCCGGGATGCTCGCTCTGTCCGGGCTCGCGGCGGAGAACATGATCCGCGATCCCGGCTGGTACGTGATGGACATCGGCCGCCGGCTGGAGCGCAGCCTGCAGCTGGTGACGGTGCTGCGCTGGGCGCTGGCCCGGGTCGCCCCGCCGGCGGTCGAGGTCCAGCTCATCGAGTCGGTGCTGCAGTCCGCCGAGTCGATCCTGACCTACCGTCGCCGCTACCGGGGTCGCACGGCCGTCGGCACCGTGCTGGAGCTGCTGTTGCTGGACGCCGGCAACCCGCGTTCGCTGGCCTTCCAGCTGCAGACCCTCGGCGCGGACCTGCGCGCGCTGCCGGACGCGTCCGGCACCGCGCTGCCCGACCGGCTGCTGGACGACCTCGTGGCCACCGTGCGCCGCACCGACATCGCCGACCTCGACCACGCCGACGGGCAGGGTGAGCGCACCGGGCTGGTCGTCTTCCTCGAGGAGATCCGGGGGGCGCTCACGGCGATCGCAGCCGCGGTGGCCGCGCAGCGCTTCCGGCACCCCGCGCCGATGCGGCCGCTCGACCGGCCGTGGGACCTCGGCGTCGCCGGCGGTGCGTCATGA
- a CDS encoding transglutaminase family protein produces the protein MTAADRVRRYAIEHRTTYSYSDDVSASYGRGHLRPRDLAWQRCLEHEVVTSPAAADASHGEDVYGNRDFFFHVTAAHRTLEVVSRSLVEVRTPRPDPAALALPWEQARPRHAGEPDAVDFVVDSPRIDRPDAVGDYARPSFPPGRGIRAAVVDLTHRIFADFTYRSGSTTVTTGVAEVLARRQGVCQDFAHLAVACLRSQGLAGRYVSGYLATQPPPGKERMIGVDATHAWAAVWLPGGDWLAFDPTNDQLVDERYTTVAWGRDYGDVPPLKGVIFTDATTSSMKVQVDVAPVGIAESGDGGSRPLPG, from the coding sequence ATGACCGCCGCGGACCGGGTCCGCCGTTACGCCATCGAGCACCGCACGACCTACAGCTACTCCGACGACGTCTCCGCCAGCTACGGCCGTGGTCACCTGCGTCCGCGGGACCTGGCCTGGCAGCGCTGTCTGGAGCACGAGGTGGTCACCAGTCCCGCCGCGGCCGACGCGTCGCACGGCGAGGACGTGTACGGCAACCGGGACTTCTTCTTCCACGTCACCGCCGCGCACCGCACGCTGGAGGTGGTCAGCCGCTCGCTGGTCGAGGTGCGAACGCCCCGTCCCGATCCCGCGGCGCTGGCGCTGCCGTGGGAACAGGCGCGGCCCCGGCACGCCGGGGAGCCGGACGCGGTCGACTTCGTGGTCGACTCGCCGCGGATCGACCGCCCGGACGCCGTCGGGGACTACGCACGGCCGTCCTTCCCCCCGGGACGGGGGATCCGCGCGGCCGTCGTGGACCTCACCCACCGCATCTTCGCCGACTTCACCTACCGCTCGGGGTCGACCACGGTCACCACCGGGGTGGCCGAGGTGCTCGCCCGCCGCCAGGGCGTCTGCCAGGACTTCGCGCACCTGGCGGTGGCGTGCCTGCGATCGCAGGGGTTGGCCGGCCGCTACGTGTCGGGCTACCTCGCGACGCAGCCGCCGCCCGGGAAGGAACGGATGATCGGCGTCGACGCCACCCACGCCTGGGCCGCGGTGTGGCTGCCCGGCGGTGACTGGCTGGCGTTCGACCCGACCAACGACCAGCTCGTGGACGAGCGGTACACGACCGTGGCGTGGGGTCGCGACTACGGCGACGTGCCGCCGCTGAAGGGTGTGATCTTCACCGATGCGACGACCTCGTCGATGAAAGTGCAGGTCGACGTGGCTCCGGTGGGTATAGCCGAGTCCGGCGACGGGGGCAGCCGCCCGCTTCCCGGCTGA
- the aspS gene encoding aspartate--tRNA ligase, translating into MIRTHDAGTLRATDDGQTVTLAGWVARRRDHGGVIFVDLRDASGTVQVVFREGAMAEQAHRLRAEFCVAVTGAVSVRPEGNENADVPTGAIEVLADELVVLSESAPLPFQIDDHVEVGEETRLKYRYLDLRRSGPAAALRLRSAVNKAARTVLDGHGFVEIETPTLTRSTPEGARDFVVPARLRPGSWYALPQSPQLFKQLLMVAGMERYYQIARCYRDEDFRADRQPEFTQLDVEMSFVDQDDVIALGEQVVAALWKLIDHEIPLPIKRMTYLDAMDRYGSDKPDLRLDLEIHEITAYFANTPFRVFQAPYVGYVVQAGGASQPRRSFDAWQEWAKQRGARGLAYVTVAEDGSFGGPVAKNLSQEERDGLLEETGAKPGDAVYFAAGARKPTQELLGAARLEIGRRAGAIDENRWDFVWIVDAPLFESTAETTDVAVGSGAWTAVHHAFTSPKPDSIDTFDTDPGSALAYAYDIVCNGNELGGGSIRIHRRDIQERVFAVMGLTAEEAQEKFGFLLDAFSFGAPPHGGIALGWDRVVMLLSGASSLREVIAFPKSGGGYDPLTAAPAPITPQQRKEAGVDFVPPAA; encoded by the coding sequence GTGATCCGCACCCACGACGCCGGCACGTTGAGAGCCACCGACGACGGGCAGACCGTCACCCTGGCCGGCTGGGTCGCCCGCCGCCGGGACCACGGCGGCGTCATCTTCGTCGACCTGCGGGACGCGTCAGGCACCGTCCAGGTCGTGTTCCGCGAGGGCGCGATGGCCGAGCAGGCCCACCGGCTCCGCGCCGAGTTCTGCGTCGCCGTCACCGGCGCGGTCAGCGTCCGTCCGGAGGGCAACGAGAACGCCGACGTGCCCACCGGTGCGATCGAGGTGCTGGCCGATGAACTGGTCGTGCTCTCCGAGAGTGCGCCGCTGCCGTTCCAGATCGACGACCACGTGGAGGTCGGCGAGGAGACCCGGCTCAAGTACCGCTACCTCGACCTGCGTCGCTCCGGTCCGGCCGCGGCGCTGCGGCTGCGGTCCGCGGTCAACAAGGCCGCCCGGACCGTGCTGGACGGTCACGGCTTCGTCGAGATCGAGACCCCGACGCTGACCCGTTCCACCCCCGAGGGCGCCCGCGACTTCGTGGTGCCGGCCCGTCTCCGGCCTGGCTCCTGGTACGCGCTGCCGCAGTCCCCGCAGCTGTTCAAGCAGCTGCTGATGGTCGCCGGGATGGAGCGGTACTACCAGATCGCCCGCTGCTACCGGGACGAGGACTTCCGCGCCGACCGGCAGCCGGAGTTCACCCAGCTGGACGTCGAGATGAGCTTCGTCGACCAGGACGACGTGATCGCCCTCGGCGAGCAGGTCGTCGCGGCCCTCTGGAAGCTGATCGACCACGAGATCCCGCTGCCCATCAAGCGGATGACCTACCTCGACGCGATGGATCGCTACGGCTCCGACAAGCCCGACCTGCGCCTGGATCTGGAGATCCACGAGATCACCGCGTACTTCGCGAACACGCCGTTCCGGGTCTTCCAGGCGCCCTACGTCGGCTACGTCGTGCAGGCCGGTGGCGCCTCGCAGCCCCGCCGCTCGTTCGACGCCTGGCAGGAGTGGGCCAAGCAGCGCGGCGCCCGCGGACTGGCCTACGTGACCGTCGCCGAGGACGGCAGCTTCGGCGGCCCGGTCGCCAAGAACCTGTCACAGGAGGAACGCGACGGCCTGCTGGAGGAGACCGGCGCGAAGCCCGGTGACGCGGTGTACTTCGCCGCCGGTGCCCGCAAGCCCACCCAGGAACTGCTGGGTGCGGCGCGTCTGGAGATCGGCCGTCGCGCCGGCGCCATCGACGAGAACCGCTGGGACTTCGTCTGGATCGTCGACGCACCGCTGTTCGAGTCGACCGCCGAGACGACCGACGTCGCGGTCGGCAGTGGCGCCTGGACGGCGGTGCACCACGCGTTCACCTCGCCCAAGCCCGACTCGATCGACACCTTCGACACCGATCCGGGGTCGGCGCTGGCCTACGCCTACGACATCGTCTGCAACGGCAACGAACTCGGCGGCGGCAGCATCCGTATCCACCGTCGCGACATCCAGGAGCGGGTGTTTGCCGTGATGGGGCTGACGGCGGAGGAGGCGCAGGAGAAGTTCGGGTTCCTGCTCGACGCGTTCTCCTTCGGCGCCCCGCCGCACGGCGGCATCGCGTTGGGTTGGGACCGGGTGGTCATGCTGCTGTCGGGCGCGAGCTCGCTGCGGGAGGTCATCGCGTTCCCGAAGTCGGGTGGCGGTTACGACCCGCTGACCGCCGCCCCCGCGCCGATCACCCCGCAGCAGCGCAAGGAAGCCGGCGTCGACTTCGTGCCGCCGGCGGCCTGA